The following are encoded in a window of Mumia flava genomic DNA:
- a CDS encoding lantibiotic dehydratase → MTAAAQAFALDGPSSDAEPGHRIALRDGWSLWRLAALRSAGMPMAWLEAFAVPDAADDESDLRSRETSAAAVRHVVGQPAFVEAVTWQNPALVRNWLGRFAADLAAGGDGRLSRRDQREALVAFLAQRYCAKNETIGFFGPVAWARFGEDHEDVRTSGTARLRSRTLFREQWAVDAIARTFAARPELRPHLVARRHPACSFDGGVLRRPRRRPQPLDADEAVVAAALARPRQVGELLTACGTPEALDRLVTAGAVLVGLPIPVTDRPEDVLRGHVARIDDDRLRAGLAAELDRIDDAAAVVAASAGDPVALRDALERLGEEFRSLTGVGDQRAKTDRDLGRCIVYEDCRRDLDVDIGADLVDDLRAPLALLLDTARWLVAETGAEVERDLAAREASLREASGRPVALCDLVMASGDVLGGLPGTAVSRVAADFRARWAELLATATDASRLTTARLTPLVRLLFPSGPVRWRAARQHSPDMMLRERPGDRPQWVLGELHLAVNTLENRAFATQADDRAELVAATAADFPDGRFVPVLPARSPDVTSRTYPPLALDLPDRYRYWSWTDDEGHPSGRPTLPGAGLLVERDGDRLVVRSPDDGWHAPLVEVLGEFLTALVADRFSLRGPAPHHPRLMLDDVVVAREAWHLPVTELPDAPGDYRHRALRARLGELGMPRWVFARTPDQPKPYLVDRDAPLSLRNLARGLRRSAGSDPDATITFTEMLPAPDELWMAGPGGEPHTSELRIVVHDDGQPRSPLTAPDRTERG, encoded by the coding sequence ATGACGGCCGCAGCGCAAGCGTTCGCCCTCGACGGCCCGTCCTCCGACGCCGAGCCCGGCCACCGGATCGCGCTGCGCGACGGCTGGTCGCTGTGGCGGCTCGCCGCGCTGCGCAGCGCGGGCATGCCGATGGCGTGGCTCGAGGCGTTCGCCGTGCCCGACGCCGCGGACGACGAGTCGGACCTGCGCAGTCGGGAGACCTCGGCGGCGGCGGTGCGTCACGTCGTCGGGCAGCCGGCGTTCGTCGAGGCCGTCACCTGGCAGAACCCCGCCCTGGTGCGGAACTGGCTGGGCCGCTTCGCCGCGGACCTCGCCGCCGGTGGGGACGGCCGCCTCTCACGCCGCGACCAGCGCGAGGCGCTCGTCGCCTTCCTCGCCCAGCGTTACTGCGCGAAGAACGAGACCATCGGGTTCTTCGGGCCGGTCGCATGGGCGCGGTTCGGCGAGGACCACGAGGACGTCCGCACCAGCGGCACCGCCCGGCTCCGGAGCCGCACCCTGTTCCGGGAGCAGTGGGCCGTCGACGCGATCGCCCGCACGTTCGCGGCCCGGCCGGAGCTGCGTCCGCACCTGGTCGCGCGACGCCACCCGGCGTGCTCCTTCGACGGCGGTGTGCTTCGCCGACCGCGCCGCCGTCCGCAGCCCCTGGACGCCGACGAGGCCGTGGTCGCGGCCGCCCTCGCCCGGCCCCGCCAGGTCGGCGAGCTCCTGACGGCCTGCGGGACGCCCGAGGCGCTGGACCGGCTCGTGACGGCGGGAGCCGTCCTGGTCGGGCTGCCGATCCCGGTCACCGACCGGCCGGAGGACGTGCTGCGCGGCCACGTCGCACGGATCGACGACGACAGGCTCCGCGCCGGCCTGGCGGCGGAGCTCGACCGCATCGACGACGCGGCCGCCGTGGTCGCGGCCTCGGCGGGCGACCCGGTCGCGCTGCGCGACGCCCTCGAGCGTCTGGGGGAGGAGTTCCGGTCGCTGACCGGCGTCGGCGACCAGCGCGCCAAGACCGATCGCGACCTCGGACGCTGCATCGTCTACGAGGACTGCCGGCGCGACCTCGACGTCGACATCGGCGCCGACCTGGTCGACGACCTGCGCGCGCCGCTCGCGCTCCTGCTGGACACGGCGCGCTGGCTCGTCGCCGAGACCGGAGCGGAGGTGGAGCGGGACCTCGCCGCCCGCGAGGCGTCGCTGAGGGAGGCCTCCGGACGACCGGTGGCCCTGTGCGACCTGGTGATGGCGTCCGGCGACGTCCTCGGCGGGCTGCCCGGCACCGCCGTCTCGCGGGTGGCCGCCGACTTCCGGGCCCGCTGGGCCGAGCTGCTCGCGACGGCAACCGATGCGTCCCGGCTCACGACCGCGAGGCTGACGCCGCTGGTGCGGCTCCTGTTCCCCTCCGGCCCGGTGCGGTGGCGGGCGGCCCGCCAGCACAGCCCGGACATGATGCTGCGCGAACGCCCCGGCGACCGTCCGCAGTGGGTGCTCGGCGAGCTGCACCTCGCCGTGAACACGCTGGAGAATCGCGCCTTCGCCACCCAGGCCGACGACCGCGCCGAGCTGGTCGCCGCCACCGCGGCCGACTTCCCGGACGGCCGCTTCGTCCCCGTCCTCCCCGCCCGGTCACCGGACGTGACCTCGCGCACCTATCCCCCCCTCGCGCTCGACCTGCCCGATCGCTACCGATACTGGTCGTGGACCGACGACGAGGGCCATCCGTCGGGGCGCCCGACGCTCCCCGGTGCCGGCCTGCTCGTGGAGCGCGACGGCGACCGGCTCGTGGTGCGCTCCCCCGACGACGGCTGGCACGCCCCGCTGGTCGAGGTGCTCGGAGAGTTCCTCACCGCGCTCGTCGCCGACCGCTTCAGCCTCCGTGGCCCGGCGCCGCACCACCCGCGCCTGATGCTCGACGACGTGGTCGTCGCGCGCGAGGCCTGGCACCTGCCGGTGACGGAGCTCCCCGATGCCCCGGGCGACTACCGCCACCGCGCGCTGCGCGCGCGGCTCGGCGAGCTGGGCATGCCGCGCTGGGTCTTCGCCCGGACCCCGGATCAGCCGAAGCCGTACCTCGTCGACCGCGACGCGCCGCTGTCGCTGCGCAACCTCGCGCGCGGCCTGCGGCGCAGCGCCGGCTCCGATCCCGACGCCACCATCACGTTCACCGAGATGCTCCCCGCGCCCGACGAGCTTTGGATGGCGGGACCCGGCGGCGAGCCCCACACCAGCGAGCTGCGGATCGTCGTGCATGACGACGGGCAGCCCCGCTCCCCCCTGACGGCCCCCGATCGGACGGAACGCGGATGA
- a CDS encoding amino acid adenylation domain-containing protein: protein MTSTRPPAEWYDTDRAYPDGLTAVDLVAQAARRAPDAPAVVDAHGVVHTHGQLHALATRLAGLLHEHGIGVGDNVAFLGRRHAASLVAILGAGLAGAAFVPIGHRWPIERIVYVMRATRARCIVGLGEDAPLLDELAATCPDLTDVVLLDVDTEHPSMAPEATARTDPSAPPVEPDALAAAVLAERPRTVLQVGLGRGELLERVGPYVDLFTAVEPDGDAVDAAARWANENDVFADLVVGGPERVGELPPAAVDVAVLPAAPSPAQLAAVAAAVRPGGAAIVPGPAAPVEDRVWAAAAAAPDVGATVLRRTDLPPGVAGGRGPRVHTGWHLARQPAVDPPRALAPGDVAYVIFTSGSTGRPKGVAVSHGALVNTLWSCSELFPFRASDRLLQVVSFCFDLSIYDVFGVLSAGGALRIADEDELAEPALLARVLLEEGITLWNSAPPMFAWVLPFLTEADAPPERSSSLRLMFLAGDWIPLSMPDETRAVFPDLRIVNLGGATETAVWSCWYEIGRVEADWPSIPYGRPLANTRYYILDEHREPTPIGEAGQIYTAGTSLALGYHGDPVQTAQVFVPDPFRPGQRMYASGDRGRWLPDGQMQLLGRIDHQVKVRGYRVELGEIESVMAAATNVRSAAVVTVDRVGSLALVGFYTCREPGVPVETLRELLAATLPDYMVPTHLACVGELPLTTNGKVDRAALAGLAAPATAASGSEGRR from the coding sequence ATGACCTCGACCCGCCCTCCCGCGGAGTGGTACGACACCGACCGGGCCTACCCGGACGGGCTCACCGCCGTCGACCTCGTCGCCCAGGCGGCGCGGCGAGCGCCGGACGCACCAGCCGTGGTCGATGCGCACGGCGTCGTCCACACGCACGGACAGCTGCACGCGCTCGCCACCCGGCTCGCGGGGCTCCTCCACGAGCACGGGATCGGCGTCGGCGACAATGTCGCGTTCCTCGGGAGACGCCACGCCGCCTCGCTCGTGGCGATCCTGGGGGCCGGTCTCGCCGGCGCGGCGTTCGTGCCGATCGGCCACCGGTGGCCGATCGAGCGGATCGTGTACGTGATGCGGGCGACCCGGGCACGCTGCATCGTCGGTCTCGGCGAGGACGCGCCGCTGCTCGACGAGCTCGCCGCCACCTGTCCCGACCTCACCGACGTCGTGCTCCTCGACGTGGACACCGAGCACCCGTCCATGGCGCCCGAGGCGACCGCGCGCACGGACCCGTCCGCCCCGCCGGTCGAGCCGGACGCGCTCGCGGCCGCCGTCCTGGCCGAGCGGCCACGCACCGTGCTGCAGGTCGGGCTGGGCAGGGGAGAGCTGCTGGAGCGGGTCGGGCCGTACGTCGACCTGTTCACCGCCGTCGAGCCGGATGGCGACGCGGTCGACGCCGCCGCGCGGTGGGCGAACGAGAACGACGTCTTCGCCGACCTCGTCGTCGGCGGTCCCGAACGCGTCGGCGAGCTGCCGCCCGCCGCCGTCGACGTGGCGGTCCTGCCCGCGGCTCCGTCGCCGGCACAGCTCGCGGCCGTCGCGGCCGCGGTCCGTCCAGGCGGCGCTGCGATCGTCCCGGGACCGGCCGCGCCGGTGGAGGACCGCGTCTGGGCGGCGGCGGCGGCCGCGCCCGACGTCGGCGCGACCGTGCTGCGCCGGACGGACCTCCCGCCCGGCGTCGCGGGCGGCCGCGGACCCCGTGTGCACACCGGATGGCACCTCGCCCGGCAGCCCGCCGTCGACCCGCCCCGGGCCCTCGCCCCGGGCGACGTCGCGTACGTGATCTTCACCTCCGGCTCCACCGGCCGCCCCAAGGGGGTCGCGGTCAGCCACGGCGCGCTGGTGAACACGCTGTGGAGCTGCTCCGAGCTGTTCCCGTTCCGGGCGAGCGACCGGCTGCTGCAGGTGGTGTCGTTCTGCTTCGACCTCTCGATCTACGACGTCTTCGGCGTGCTGTCGGCCGGCGGAGCCCTGCGCATCGCCGACGAGGACGAGCTCGCCGAGCCCGCGCTGCTGGCGCGCGTGCTGCTCGAGGAGGGCATCACGTTGTGGAACTCGGCGCCCCCGATGTTCGCCTGGGTGCTCCCCTTCCTCACCGAGGCCGACGCGCCGCCGGAGCGCAGCTCGTCGCTGCGCCTGATGTTCCTCGCGGGCGACTGGATCCCGCTGTCGATGCCCGACGAGACGCGGGCCGTCTTCCCCGACCTGAGGATCGTGAACCTCGGCGGCGCGACCGAGACGGCCGTGTGGTCGTGCTGGTACGAGATCGGCAGGGTCGAGGCCGACTGGCCGAGCATCCCGTACGGGCGACCCCTCGCGAACACCCGCTACTACATCCTCGACGAGCATCGCGAGCCCACGCCGATCGGCGAGGCCGGCCAGATCTACACGGCGGGCACGTCGCTGGCGCTCGGGTACCACGGCGACCCGGTCCAGACCGCGCAGGTCTTCGTCCCGGACCCGTTCCGGCCCGGGCAGCGCATGTACGCGAGCGGTGACCGCGGGCGCTGGCTCCCGGACGGGCAGATGCAGCTGCTCGGCCGGATCGACCACCAGGTGAAGGTCCGCGGCTACCGCGTCGAGCTGGGGGAGATCGAGTCCGTGATGGCCGCGGCGACGAACGTCCGGTCGGCCGCCGTCGTCACCGTCGACCGCGTCGGCAGCCTGGCGCTGGTCGGCTTCTACACCTGCCGCGAGCCGGGGGTCCCGGTCGAAACGTTGCGCGAGCTGCTCGCAGCGACGCTCCCGGACTACATGGTCCCGACGCATCTCGCGTGCGTGGGCGAGCTGCCGCTCACCACGAACGGCAAGGTGGACCGGGCGGCACTGGCCGGGCTCGCGGCCCCGGCGACGGCGGCCAGCGGAAGCGAGGGACGCCGGTGA
- a CDS encoding thioesterase II family protein, producing the protein MTSFSSAWFSDVLNPDGDGPVVVGLPYAGGSGRAFRAVHPYLSDDSVLALVDLPGHGTRLAEPCVRDADDVVVELLGTLDALPTERLVLLGYSMGGWLAYDAAARLVDAGAPPLGLVVCGSRAPQTGLGHPSLARHPVGPEFLREAVSMGLAAPEMIEVPGMAELFAPALHADFAVVQSFRYRSRPPLPVPACVIGFDSDWLVPEPSLRAWDDVCVRPLQRRVVGPHLGLHEDEAAFGTAVAAGVAHARDAHAHARTAATTGLVR; encoded by the coding sequence ATGACCTCCTTCTCCTCGGCGTGGTTCAGCGACGTGCTCAACCCGGACGGGGACGGACCCGTCGTGGTCGGGCTCCCCTACGCCGGCGGATCGGGCCGCGCGTTCCGGGCGGTGCACCCGTACCTGTCCGACGACAGCGTGCTGGCGCTCGTCGACCTGCCCGGCCACGGCACCCGGCTGGCCGAGCCGTGCGTGCGCGACGCGGACGACGTCGTCGTCGAGCTGCTCGGGACGCTCGACGCGCTGCCGACGGAGCGACTCGTGCTGCTGGGCTACAGCATGGGCGGGTGGCTCGCGTACGACGCGGCTGCGCGGCTCGTCGACGCCGGTGCCCCGCCGCTCGGGCTCGTGGTGTGCGGGAGCCGTGCGCCGCAGACCGGCCTCGGGCACCCGTCCCTCGCTCGTCACCCCGTCGGGCCCGAGTTCCTCCGCGAGGCGGTGTCGATGGGACTCGCAGCCCCGGAGATGATCGAGGTTCCCGGGATGGCCGAGCTCTTCGCGCCGGCGCTGCACGCGGACTTCGCCGTCGTGCAGAGCTTCCGCTACCGATCACGTCCGCCGCTGCCTGTGCCCGCCTGCGTCATCGGCTTCGACTCCGACTGGCTGGTCCCGGAGCCGTCGCTGCGGGCCTGGGACGACGTCTGCGTGCGCCCGCTGCAGCGCCGCGTCGTCGGCCCGCACCTCGGGCTGCACGAGGACGAGGCGGCGTTCGGCACCGCGGTGGCGGCCGGGGTGGCGCACGCACGCGACGCCCACGCCCACGCCCGTACCGCGGCGACGACGGGACTCGTCCGATGA
- a CDS encoding AMP-binding protein: MTDSEGTLAERVRAIWTDTLGETDPDARFLSAGGHSVLAAKLIARIGTELGATLSLATFLGEDRSVGDLVDLVERARSSPAADPGAGPAAAVGGTGTDPHGDPASGTGSAPISPAMRRIWTWHRIHPDSPAYNVVRVLEVDGRVQPAPLRSALADLADRHEALRCHVDEPSPAQPEVVVAAPAPVPLTIEVVRGESDADVDAQVGAALRRVAEQPIPMDAAPLWRCGLVWSPSTGRSWIAVVMHHLISDLRASDIVLDDLATAYAARRTGSAPDLPGSAGLLDHLRHQATIPGSPRWHTDLDWWRGRLEGRSRTMVSPTAASDDEHRAGTVSVDLPPHVGHAVDAMLRTAGITPAVLFLTLATAVLSARSGGEAGVIGVPSARAARPADERTVTFLLDTLLLTTGDPGADERTVLQACAATRLALLDAVDHASPTYDEILGRLQLPRSGRSPLIRLWFNDLTGAAPPARFGEHPSVEHDLAPGWALFDLGVYVVRPPTGYRLHVVAPQASAPDDVAAFAEQLLQVCSAAAADPHRRLADLVPARTGAPEDGSPRTTPGPGEVASTVEALAGAAAEHPAAAALVTADGVVDRRTLDDAVTDRADRLRAAVAPGVLVALPARRDRLYLERLLACMRAGAVPVLIDAAWPRARRDAAIRSSGATYAFPDDDGPLRTLTEGATKPAVATEPAHVLFTSGTTADPLPVLVPTAVTDAAVADLAAWLEVGAHDRIALLSGPAHDPALRDLGLALRTGASLHVPAPTEQADVTRLAHWLRTERVSVLSSTPTLLTLVLGADPGAQPLPDLRVVVCGGAPLTSATAALIRSRAPGAVIVNGYGCVETPQLVVAHRLEPDDLVPTSPHVPLGRPLPGRRIELLTADGQPCADGERGEIWVGAPWIASRYLTDGPARFVAEPDRLVRTGDLAHRDRAGLLHLVGRADRQVLVNSYRVLLDEVEAAARGCNGVADAVAELVGNEHHQGLRLWVQPSASGESVDEATVRAHLADVLAPPAVPTKILLVDRLGLSANLKPLVPTAATKPQTAAAASAAPVDARLTDTAASVLGRPVGPTANFFDAGFTSITLLRLGAELTAVLDRPVEPLWLFQHPNLRALASALELVAAPEGEADTTGRAGPAPRTQRDPARRRESPGRMRDTRRLARQRVRESREDTDG, translated from the coding sequence GTGACCGACTCCGAGGGCACCCTGGCCGAGCGCGTGCGGGCCATCTGGACCGACACGCTCGGCGAGACCGACCCGGACGCCCGGTTCCTCAGCGCGGGCGGCCACTCCGTCCTCGCCGCCAAGCTCATCGCCCGCATCGGCACCGAGCTCGGCGCCACCCTGAGCCTGGCGACCTTCCTCGGCGAGGACCGGTCCGTCGGCGACCTCGTCGACCTGGTCGAGCGTGCCCGGAGCTCTCCCGCCGCCGACCCGGGTGCGGGTCCCGCGGCCGCGGTCGGTGGCACGGGGACCGACCCGCACGGCGACCCGGCGAGCGGCACGGGCTCGGCGCCGATCTCGCCGGCGATGCGGCGGATCTGGACGTGGCACCGGATCCACCCCGACTCCCCCGCCTACAACGTGGTCCGCGTGCTCGAGGTCGACGGTCGGGTGCAGCCCGCCCCCCTGCGCTCCGCCCTGGCCGACCTCGCCGACCGGCACGAGGCCCTGCGCTGCCACGTCGACGAGCCGTCTCCCGCGCAGCCCGAGGTGGTCGTCGCCGCGCCGGCGCCGGTGCCGCTCACGATCGAGGTCGTCCGGGGCGAGTCGGACGCCGACGTCGACGCCCAGGTCGGGGCCGCCCTGCGCCGGGTGGCCGAGCAGCCGATCCCGATGGACGCCGCGCCGCTGTGGCGCTGCGGGCTGGTCTGGTCGCCGAGCACCGGGCGCTCGTGGATCGCCGTGGTGATGCACCACCTGATCAGCGACCTGCGGGCGTCGGACATCGTGCTCGACGACCTCGCCACCGCGTACGCGGCGCGCCGCACGGGGTCCGCGCCGGACCTGCCGGGCTCGGCCGGTCTCCTCGACCACCTCCGCCATCAGGCCACGATCCCCGGCTCCCCGCGCTGGCACACCGACCTCGACTGGTGGCGCGGCCGACTCGAGGGCCGGTCCCGCACGATGGTGTCGCCGACGGCGGCGAGCGACGACGAGCACCGCGCCGGCACCGTCTCCGTCGACCTGCCGCCCCACGTCGGTCACGCGGTCGACGCGATGCTGCGCACCGCTGGGATCACGCCGGCCGTGCTCTTCCTGACCCTCGCCACCGCGGTCCTCTCCGCACGCTCCGGCGGCGAGGCGGGCGTGATCGGCGTCCCCAGCGCGCGCGCCGCGCGGCCCGCCGACGAGCGGACCGTCACCTTCCTGCTCGACACGCTGCTGCTCACGACCGGCGATCCCGGCGCCGACGAGCGCACCGTCCTCCAGGCGTGCGCCGCCACGCGGCTGGCCCTCCTCGACGCCGTCGACCACGCGAGCCCCACCTACGACGAGATCCTCGGCCGGCTGCAGCTGCCGCGCAGCGGCCGCAGCCCGCTGATCCGCCTGTGGTTCAACGACCTCACCGGCGCCGCCCCGCCGGCGCGCTTCGGCGAGCACCCGAGCGTCGAGCACGACCTCGCGCCCGGCTGGGCGCTCTTTGACCTCGGCGTGTACGTCGTGCGCCCCCCGACGGGCTACCGCCTGCACGTCGTCGCCCCGCAAGCCTCGGCGCCCGACGACGTCGCCGCGTTCGCCGAGCAGCTGCTGCAGGTGTGCTCGGCCGCCGCGGCCGATCCGCACCGCCGGCTCGCCGACCTCGTTCCAGCGCGGACGGGGGCGCCCGAGGACGGCTCGCCCCGCACGACGCCCGGCCCCGGGGAGGTCGCGTCGACGGTGGAGGCCCTCGCCGGTGCGGCCGCCGAGCACCCCGCCGCCGCGGCCCTCGTCACAGCCGACGGCGTCGTCGACCGCCGCACGCTCGACGACGCCGTGACCGACCGCGCCGACCGGCTGCGCGCCGCGGTCGCACCCGGCGTCCTCGTCGCCCTCCCCGCCCGCCGCGACCGGCTCTACCTCGAGCGGCTGCTCGCATGCATGCGCGCCGGCGCCGTCCCGGTCCTGATCGACGCCGCGTGGCCGCGAGCCCGCCGGGACGCGGCGATCCGGAGCAGCGGCGCCACCTATGCGTTCCCCGACGACGACGGGCCCCTGCGGACCCTCACCGAGGGCGCGACGAAGCCGGCTGTCGCGACCGAGCCCGCGCACGTCCTGTTCACCTCCGGCACGACCGCCGACCCGCTGCCCGTGCTGGTGCCGACGGCGGTCACCGACGCCGCCGTCGCCGACCTGGCCGCCTGGCTCGAGGTCGGCGCCCACGACCGGATCGCGCTGCTCAGCGGACCCGCCCACGACCCTGCCCTCCGCGACCTCGGCCTCGCGCTGCGCACGGGAGCCAGCCTGCACGTGCCCGCACCGACCGAGCAGGCCGACGTCACCCGGCTCGCGCACTGGCTGCGCACGGAGCGCGTCAGCGTCCTCAGCTCGACCCCGACGCTGCTCACGCTCGTCCTCGGCGCCGACCCCGGCGCGCAGCCCCTGCCCGACCTGCGGGTCGTGGTCTGCGGCGGCGCCCCGCTCACCAGCGCGACGGCGGCACTGATCCGGTCGCGGGCACCGGGTGCGGTGATCGTCAACGGCTACGGGTGCGTCGAGACCCCGCAGCTGGTGGTCGCGCACCGGCTCGAGCCCGACGACCTCGTCCCCACGTCGCCGCACGTGCCGCTCGGACGTCCGCTTCCGGGTCGACGGATCGAGCTCCTCACCGCCGACGGGCAGCCGTGCGCCGACGGGGAACGGGGCGAGATCTGGGTCGGCGCGCCATGGATCGCGTCGCGCTACCTCACCGACGGTCCCGCCCGGTTCGTCGCCGAGCCCGATCGGCTCGTGCGCACCGGCGATCTCGCCCACCGCGACCGGGCCGGGCTGCTCCACCTCGTCGGACGAGCCGACCGGCAGGTCCTCGTCAACTCCTACCGCGTGCTCCTCGACGAGGTCGAGGCCGCTGCGCGCGGGTGCAACGGGGTCGCCGATGCCGTCGCCGAGCTGGTCGGCAACGAGCACCACCAGGGGCTTCGGCTCTGGGTGCAGCCCTCGGCCTCGGGCGAGAGCGTGGACGAGGCGACCGTGCGGGCCCACCTCGCCGACGTGCTCGCTCCGCCGGCCGTCCCCACCAAGATCCTCCTCGTCGATCGGCTGGGGCTGTCGGCGAACCTCAAGCCCCTGGTCCCCACCGCCGCGACCAAGCCGCAGACGGCCGCCGCCGCGTCCGCTGCTCCGGTCGACGCCCGGCTCACCGACACCGCGGCGTCGGTCCTCGGTCGCCCGGTGGGTCCCACGGCGAACTTCTTCGACGCCGGCTTCACCTCGATCACGCTGCTGCGCCTCGGCGCCGAGCTCACCGCCGTCCTCGACCGCCCGGTCGAGCCACTCTGGCTGTTCCAGCACCCGAACCTGCGGGCGCTCGCCTCCGCTCTTGAGCTCGTGGCCGCGCCCGAGGGGGAGGCGGACACGACAGGTCGCGCCGGGCCCGCGCCTCGCACGCAACGCGACCCCGCCCGCCGCCGGGAGAGCCCCGGACGCATGCGGGACACCCGTCGGCTGGCCCGGCAGCGTGTCCGCGAGTCCCGCGAGGACACCGACGGCTGA